GGGTCTTTAAACCATAATTCTTTTGCAAGCAGTTGCAGTGGATGAGAAAAATCAGCCTCATTCTTATGCATCACGGTGGGGTAAAACGGATCATTTTTTATAGGAATATGTAAGTGATTTAAGTGCACACGCAGTTGATGTTGTTTACCTGTTTCAGGATGAAGTTGGTATTTTGCCCAAGTGTGATTATGGTCTAGTAATTGAATTTTTGTACTAGAGTTGATCTCGCCATCAACGATACGCATGGTATAAAAGGGCTGCCCTTTTTCCATTCTAAGCTTAACTTCTTGAGGAAATATGAGTTCAGGGCGATAAGCTGCAATGGAATGATAGACTTTTTGCACTTGTCGTTCAGCAAATAATTGCTGATATATTCCCCGTGTCTGAGCACATTTTGAGATTAAAACAATGCCTGCTGTTTCACGATCTAAACGATGGATTGGGGTTAAATCAGGATTATTGGTGGCTTTTTTTAACCGTACCAATAAAGTTTCTTGCAGATATTGCCCTGTAGGGCTGATGGTTAAAAAATGTGGTTTATCGACTGCAATAAAATGATCATTTTCAAATAATATGTGTGCTTGAAATGGAACATGAATTTCATGTTCTAAAAAACGATAATAAAAAATATGACTATTTTCAAGATAAGGCGTATTGAGCGTTAAGATCTGACCATATTCATCAAAAATAAGTTGATCTTGGAAACGTTGTTGCCATTCGTGTGCTGCAATATGTGGAAATTTTTCACATAAATAATCAAATAATTTTCCCGTGGGTTGTGTAAGTTTAGGAAGATAGACTTGACTGGCATTTACCCCGTCAATCATCGGTGGCTTAAATTTTGCGGTGGACATAAATCGGTAATTTTAAGCTAAAAAGGTCGTATCAATTTTAGATAAAATTGAAGCCAGATGCAGTATTACATTTAAAATAATACCTTTGAAAGTGAAAAAAATGACAGGGCATTTCTAAGCCACGATCTTTTTTAAATGAAAATTACATGAAATATTTTGTTTCACTACAGTAATTTTTACATTGAAAGCTATGAAATGTTATGATGTTAGTCTGTTTTCACCATGCCGTGCCAAATATGCAGTATTCAGTTAAATTAAATCTCAGCAACGAACAAGATACTCAAAAACTCGCCCGTATTTTGGCGGAAAATTTTGCAAAAGGTGTGATTTATTTGATTGGTGATTTAGGTGCAGGTAAGACGACACTGACACGTTATTGGTTGCAACAATTGGGGCATCAAGGTGCAGTGAAAAGCCCGACTTATACTTTGGTTGAACCCTATAAAATCAACCATAAAGATGTTTTTCATTTTGATTTATATCGTTTAAATGACCCTTATGAACTTGAACTTATGGGGATTCGTGACTATTTAGATATTGAAAATGCTTTATTTTTATTTGAATGGCCATCTAAGGGGGGGGGTGAAATTCCACAAGCAGATTTGATTTTAAACATTTTAAAAACGGATCATGAAGAGATGCGAGAGGTCATTCTTGAACTGAATGATGCTGCACTTTATACACAATTACAGGATCATTACGCATAGGTTTCGGCATGTCGACAGTGGAATCTAGCCAAAAAAGAATTCATACGTTACACCCTGCGCTTGCCAATCAAATTGCAGCAGGTGAGGTGATTGAACGCCCGTCTTCAGTGGTGAAAGAATTACTTGAAAATTCAATTGATGCGGGTGCAACTGAGCTGATCATTCGTGTGGCGAATGGCGGCAGTACCTTGATTGAAATCATTGACAATGGTCAAGGTATTCACGCAGAAGATTTAGCACTTTCTGTGACACGGCATGCGACTAGTAAAATTCAAACTGCCGATGATTTACAAGCGATTGTGAGTTTGGGCTTTCGTGGTGAAGCATTGGCTTCAATTGCGGCGGTGTCACGTTTGACATTGAGCAGTAGTCAGGATGAATCAGGTGTTGGTTATCAAGTTGAAGTCAATGGCACAGCTTTTGATCATCAGGAAATTCAAGCCATTGCAGCGCAAAAGGGCACACATATTCGGGTACAAGATTTATTTTTTAATGTACCTGCACGACGTAAATTTTTAAAAAAACCCAATACCGAATTTGGACATATTGAAGAAATTGTTCGACGTCTTGCTTTGACTCATTTTGATATTCGTTTTGTGTTGGAGCATAACGAGAATATTCGTTTGAATCTTCCCATTGCGGACAGTGGTGAGCTGCGTTTCCAACGTGTGCAACAGTTGCTCGGTCGTCAATTCACTGAAAATGCGTATTGGATCGATGCAGATAGCATCAGTATGCGTCTGTCAGGTTGGCTTGGACATCCATCCGATGCACGCGCTCAAGCCGATTTACAATATGTGTATGTGAATGGGCGTATCGTTAAAGATAAAACTATTTCTCATGCACTGCGTATGGCATATGATGGGATTTTGCATGGGCATCAACATGCGGCATATTTGTTATTTTTAGAAGTTGATCCTGAAAATATTGATGTGAATGTGCATCCAACCAAACACGAAATTCGTTTTTTAAATCAACGTGAAGTGCATGAATTTGTACGTCATTTTGCGAAAGAAACATTGTCACAGTTTCAAACCGCAACAGCTGATTTATCGAGTGCTATGAAAGTTGAGCAGGTGCAAGCGCAGAGTCAATCCGTTCAACCGCGTTATCAAGAGCAATTTCAATTGCACCGAGATATGACGCCAACGTCACAACTCATGCAGCAAAATAGCCTAAGCGAACTGGAGAGTAACCACTCTCTTGAACCTGAAGCTTTGACTGATTTTAGTTCAAATCAACCACACGCTGTGCATTATCAACCACAACAGCAATATCGTGGCACACAGCAGCTCAATAATGCGTTAAAAAGTTATCTTACGCCTTTACGTGAAACATCCGATATAGGGGTGAATAACGGGGTATCTGATCAAGCTTCATTTGACCAATCAGTTGCAGCGCTAAATGCGATGAAGCGAACAACAGTTGATGAATATCCTTTAGGGATTGCAATTGCCCAACTACATGGCATTTATATTTTGGCGCAAAATACAGAAGGTTTGATCATTGTTGATATGCATGCAGCCCATGAACGTATTTTGTTGCAACAAATGAAAATGGCATGGGATAAACCTGAATTTTGGACATCGCAGCAGCTGTTGATTCCAAAAGTGATTTCTATTACCCGAATGCAAGCCACAAGAGTTGAAGAGTTAAAGCCGCAACTTGAACGTTTAGGTCTAGATATTGACCAATATGGTGATGAACAAGTGATTGTTAGAGGGGTGCCTGCTATTTTACATAAGGCGGACTTTGCAGCACTTGTGCCAGAGTTACTCAATGATTTAGACCCAAATGATGAAGCACAAGCACTGCAACAAAAACGTGATCATATTTTGGCAGGTATGGCATGTCATGGTGCGGTACGTGCACATCGAATGTTAAGTTTATCTGAAATGAATGCTTTGCTACGTCAGATGGAACAAACCGAATTTGCCAGTCAGTGTAATCATGGTCGTCCAACATGGCGGGCATTTCCATTGGCACAATTAGATAAATTATTTGCTCGAGGAGAGTAGTTGTTCATGTCAAATCAAATGCCTGTTATCAATTTAATGGGACCTACTGCAAGTGGTAAAACCGCTTTGGCATGTGAACTCTATGAGCGTGGTAATGTGGAGCTGATCTCGGTGGATTCAGCTTTGGTTTATCAAGATATGGACATTGGAACAGCCAAACCAACCAAAGCAGAGCAGCAACAATATCCGCATCATCTCATTGATATTATTAGCCCTTTGCAAGTATATTCTGCAGCTGAGTTTGTTGAAGACGCATGTGCTTTGATTGATGATATTCATGCACGTGGCAAAACACCTGTGCTTGTAGGTGGCACAATGTTGTATTTTAAAGCCCTACTTGAAGGTTTATCTTCAAATTTACCGAGTGCAGACTATGCGGTGCGTGCTGAAATTGAAGCTCAAGCTGAAGCTGAGGGTTGGCAAGCTGTGTATGAGGAATTAAAAGCAGTTGACCCGCTTGCGGGTGAAAAATTCAAAGTGAGTGATAAACAGCGCATCATTCGTGCATTAGAAGTATATAAGCTGACAGGGCAAGCGATTACAAAATTACAAGCAGAACAACCTAAAAATGTCGCATACCGTTACAGTTTTCATAATTATGCATTGCTGCCAGATCGGGTAGAATTACATCAGAGAATCGCGCTTCGTTTAAAAAATATGTGGGAAATCGGATTTTTAAATGAGGTTGAGGCTTTGATTGAAAAATATAATCTTAATGATAATTTGCCATCAGCGCGTTCGGTAGGTTATCGTCAAGCTTTAGATTATCTAAAAAATAGTGATAGAAGTCTTAAAAGCAAGCAAGAAATGGAGGATAAATCATTATACGCAACACGACAATTAGCTAAACGTCAATACACTTGGTTACGTTCTTTGCAAGAATCTCACCAATTTAAAACCTATTTGACTATAAAGCAAGCTCAAGAAGACTTGCGAAACTTACATGGATAAAGCAAAATTTACCTACTATCTTTTTTATAAATTTTAATTGAAAAATAAAGATAGTTTTTGCGCTGATATTTAATTTTTTTTTTGGAGTATAAAATGTCTAAAGGTCAAACTTTACAAGATCCGTTCTTAAATTCTCTCCGTAAAGAACGTATTCCAGTTTCTATCTTTCTTGTAAACGGTATTAAACTACAAGGGCATATTGAATCTTTTGACCAATACGTTGTGTTATTAAAAAACACTGTAAGCCAAATGGTTTATAAACATGCGATTTCTACAGTTGTTCCAGCACGTAATCCACGTCCTGCTGGTGCGCCTGCTGGTGCACCTGGTCAAGCAGCTGGTGGCTTCGGTGGTCAAGGTGGCTTCGGTGGTCAAGGTGGCTTCGGTGGTCAAGGTGGCTTCGGTGGTAACCAAGGTGGCTTTGGTGGTCAAGGCGGCTTCGGTGGTCAAGGTGGCTTCGGTGGTAACCAAGGCGGCTTCGGTGGTCAAGGTGGCTTCGGTGGTAACCAAGGCGGCTTCGGTGGTCAAGGTGGCTTCGGTGGTCAATCAGCTTCTGGTTTCGAAGGCGAAACGAAGTTTGAAGATTCACAAGATGACGAAAACAATCGTTAATTTATAATTTTGACATGAATTAAATTTTAATTGATGTATTGAAATGGGTGCTTTGAAAGCGCCCATTTTTTTTATATATTGAAAATAGCACTAAAATGATTGTAGAGACCTATATGCTATTCAATTCATTGATCAAGTTTGTTTGTACTAAAAATAATATTCAATTATAGATAACCAATAAATGTCCAATGCGTTGACTGTAAATCACTGTAGAGTGAATCACAGCAAAAACTGTATTGTTGAATTTGACTGATATTTAATTTTTGTACATATGGAACAACTTTAAAGTATTCCTATGCATGAGCTAGTGGAATTTCGTTATTTTGCTACATTATTACCTTCAACATCTGTTTGTGCTTATGGCAAGTGCTATAAGTAGGCTGTTGAGTATTTTAATTTTTCATAAAAAGTAAGGATTTGTATTGTTTGTAAAATGATAATTTTTTGAATCTACGATTTTAATTAAATCTAATATTGTAAATGGCGATGCTATTTTGAAGATATATTGAATCATTTAAAGTGATTTGTTAAATATTGCATTTTGATTTTAAGTGCGATTTAACTACTTTTATAAAAAACCAGCCAATTTAGACTGGTTTTTTATTGTTGATAAAATTATTGAGCTTAATTATTTTTATCATCTAAGCTTTTATCTTTGATTTCAACATAGGTGTTGGCACGTAATTCACGCAACCAGCCATCAAGTTCAGAGTCAAATTGACGCTCACCTAAGATTTGACGTGCCATTCGTTTTTGATATTCGGCAGTCATGTCTTGTTTGCGAATATCTTGCACTTGTAAAATGTGCCAGCCGAACTGTGTTTCAAACGGTTGGCTGATTTCACCTGCGGGTGTATTTTGCATGACTTTGTCAAATTCAGGCACCATCATCCCAGGGCTTACCCAACCTAAGCTACCGCCATCACGTGCTGAACCTGGGTCATTTGAGTATGTAGCTGCAAGTGTGGCAAAGTTATCACCTGCTTTTAAGCGGTTAAAAATACTCTCAGCACTTTGTTTAGCATTTTCAGGTGTTACGACTTCAGACGTCTTAATTAAGATATGACGTGTTTCGTATTGTGTAACTAAAGCTTTTTGTTCGTTACCTTTACGTTCAATGAGCTTGAGAATATGTAAGCCATCTTGTGCTTTGATGAGGTCTGTCGTTTGCCCTGCATTTAAAGCGCTCACGCGTGCTGCAAGTTCAGCAGGGATGTCTGATAATGGACGGAAACCCATATCAGCACCTTCGACTTGAATGTGTGCATTGCTAAATTTTTGTTCTAGCGCTTTAACGTCATTGCTAGTATTGAGCTCAGCTTTGATTTGCTTTGCTACATTTTCAAGTTCATTGGCATTGGCATCACCTGAAATACGTACATGAATGACATGTGCTTGACTGCCAACAGCGGCTTGTCCTTCAGGTGATTTTAAGAAGTTTTCTACGTCTTGGTCTGAAATTTTAATGCGTGACATGACTTGTTGTTGACGTAAACGTTGAATGAGTAAATCATCTGAAATACGGTTACGTAAACCTTCATAAGTGCCCGGAGCCATTGCATCTAGTTTTTGTTGAAATGCTTCGAGTGAATTTGAACCTGATTGATTTGCGACTTTTAGTACTGCATCATTTAAAGTTTTTTCGTCAATTTTTAAATTATAGCGTTTGACTTGTTCCAATTGTGCATTTTGAATAATCAATTGATTTAAGATTTGGCGTTGTAAAAACTGTGCAGGTGGAACTTCTTTTTTTTGTGCTTGTAGCTGGTGAGTAGCTTCAGCCATTCCTTGTATTAAGTCGCTTTTTAAAATTGCACGATCGCCAACCACTGCAATGACTTGGTCAGTGGGTGCAGCAAATGTCGGCATTGATGAAGAAATAAACAGTGCGAGAGCGGTAGCCTTAAAAAGTTGTTTTAAATTTTGCGTCTTCATTAATGTGTCCAAGTTTGATTAATTTTATCGAAGCCTAAGATACGATTTTCAAGCAATGAGCTTAATTTGTTATTTAAGCCACCTAAGCCTTTTAATGTAAATTCTACCATGACTGCACGTTTAGGTTTGACATCAGGGTCATTTACATTATCTAAATCATTAAAATATTCACGGCCATAGAGTGATACACCCCAACAGCATGACTCATAATTCACACCAGCAAGATATTCACGTGCGACATTATTGTCCATGTCATATTGAACATGGCCCATAATACGCCAATTGTCTTTTACAGGTTGTATAAATGATGCAACGACTTGGTCGTACTTGTCTTGTCGGTCTGGTAAATAATCACGGTAGAAATAGCCAATATTGTACAGGTTACCTTTATCGCCTGTGTAATACAGTTGGAAATCACGTTGTGCATTATCGCCATTAGACATCCACGCTGAGTTAGCGCTGACTGTAAAGTTTTCTGTTAGTTGACTAGATAGGCTAAGCACAGGACCAGACTGGCGGTCTGTGTCAAATTCATCCTTTTGGTTTTCATAGTCATTTAAGGTTACACGGCGGTCTGAAAAGTAGAAGCTTTGACCAATACCTGCACGTAGACGCTCTAAACCTACGGTATCAAATAAGCTATAACTTACCCCTAAAGAGAGGAAGTTGTTATCTTCTAGTCGATCATGTCCATAGAAGCGACGTGGGTTAAACAATTGATCATAACTGATCGATGCAGTGGTAGAGTCAAAGTTTGGATAACCATTTTGATTTTCATAAGGTGCGTACGCATAAAATGCACGTGGGCTAATGGTTTGTAAATATTTCCCTTCACGTTCAAAGGTTAAGCCTGTATCGAACGTAAACTCAGGTACGATTACGGATTTATTTTTATTATCATTGCTTAGGTTTGAATTTGCAGCATCGATACGATCAATGGTTTTTTGATCATAAAAAGTATTTAAAGTACGTACACTGGCTTGAGGAATTGCAAAGCCCCACGGGTTACGGAAATTATAACGTGCCGTGAACTCATTATACAGTCGTGTACCACTGGGTTGGTAGACGGAAGAATTTGTACTATTGATCTGATTAAAATCATTAATATCTTTTTGGAAGTACGCAGTATCGTTATTAAACTCAAATTGTAAGCCTTGCGGATTTCCTTTGACATAATTGACCAATAACTGCGGTAAACGTGCATAGGGTTTGTCGACATCAGGAATACTTTTATCTAGGGTTTGGAAGTCTTCGACACGTAATTTGGCATTTAAACCCGGAATACCATGCCCATAATTTAACTCCCAAGCACGACGTTGATTTAACTCGGTACGTGAGTTGGGGTCACTGTCTAAGTCGGAGAAAAAGTCTTTATCTGAAACGTAGTTATATTCTAAATTGGTTGACCATTGGTCGTTGATTTGCCAAGCATGCAGTAAATGTAAGTCTTTACGATCTTGATCATCATATTCTTTGTCAGAAGGTAAGTAGCTTCCCCAAATACGACCTGCACCAAAATCTTCTGTCAAATAACGAAATGCAGCTGATGCATGTACACCACGGTCGCTGATCACGCGAGGGGTAATGGTTGCATCATAATTTGGTGCTAAGTTTAAATAGACAGGGACGGCAACCTCCACACCCCCATCATTGGTAAAACCGAAGGTTGGGTTGAGGATCCCTGTTGTACGGCGGTCATCAATAGGAAAGTTAAAATACGGTACAGCTAAAACTGGGGTATCTTTGATATAAAGTTTCGTGCCACGAGTAACACCACGACCTGTATCTTGGTTAAGTTCAATCTGTTTGGCTTTGATTTGCCATGTTGGTGATTGTTCTGGTGGGCATGTACTATAGCTTGCATCTTCGAGTACGACTGTGCTTGGTGAGGTTTTTTCAATTTTTTTTGCATGCCCATGGGCATGGGTTGCTTCAGCAATATAAAAGCTATTATTGAGTTCGCCAGTTTGTTCTTTTAAGTTGTAGTCAATTTGGTCACTTTGTGCGATTAAACCACCTTGTGCCATTTGCACATTGCCTTTGGCTTTAGCAAAAGTTTGGGTTTTGTCGATCACAACTTCATCAGCACGTACCATGCGTCCATTTTGGTCAATCACGACATCGCCTGTAAGCGTGGAGTCACCATTTGGATTGTAATAGCCATGATCGGCTGTAATGATGGAGGTGGTTTCTTCAGGTGGTGCTGCTTTTTGATCGGTATTAAATGGTGTGACCCAAACACCATCACAGTAGCGGTTGCTAGCATTGTCAATATTGCGCACTTGTGCTTGTGCTGAATCTTTATTGACATAGTATTGAGCGTAAAAATTCTGTCCAGGATAACTTTCCTGAAGGGCAGACTTTAATGCTTCATTATCTACCGCTGGTGCAGTGTCCGTAGCTTCGGCATAGCTGGATACTGAACTTCCGCAAAGAAGTGTCAAAATAGCAGTCGCTAAAGGATTAAATTTAAACTGATGCTTCATTTGTCTCATTAACCAAGTATGCAGATCGCAATTAATTATTGTCGAATCATAGAGAAAAAGTTGATAAGTAGCTACACTTAACACTTCAAAAAAACAGCCTGTAATAGATTTAATTGCAAATGAAAACACAACGTGAACAATTGATACAAACATGGATAACATCTGTACTCAATTCAGATCAATTTGAAATCAACTTTTTAGCAGGCGATGCTAGTTTCCGTCGTTATGCACGAATTAGCTTGAATAATAAAACATTTATGTTGATGGATGCACCTCCTGAACAAGAAGATTGTGTACCTTTTGTGTCGATTGATGAATTCTTTGACCAACATGGTGTACGTGTACCGCATATTGTGGCTAAAGATCTTGAGCAAGGCTTTTTATTGCTTGAGGATTTTGGTGATGTTTTGTTATCGACTTTGTTAAATGATGATACTGTAGATCAATATTATCTACAAAGTTTTAAACAGTTGGTACAACTTCAAACCATTCAAGGTGAAGGGTATTTTCCAGCGTATGCATATGAAAAACTGATTTCAGAAATGGAATTGCTCACGGATTGGTTATTGCCTTCTTTAAAGATTCAGCCGAGTGCAGATGAAAGTGCCTTGATTAAGCGTACTTTTGCAATTTTGGCGAATGCGGCATTAGCACAACCCCAAGTCATTGTGCATCGTGATTTTCATAGTCGTAACTTGATGAAGTTAGACAATGAGACTGATCTTGGTGTGATTGACTTCCAAGACGCAGTGATTGGGGCAGATACCTATGACTTAATCTCGATTACCCGTGATGCTTATGTACAGTGGAATGCTGAGCGTGTTTATACATGGTTTAAAGTGTTCTATGACTTGTTGCCTGAAGTACAAAAACAAGGTCGCGATTTTGAGCAATTTAAAAAAGATGCAGACCTCATGGCAATACAGCGTCATATTAAAATTTTAGGTATTTTTGTGCGTTTGTTCGAGCGTGATGGCAAGTCAGGTTATCTTAAAGATTTACCACGTGTGATGTGGTATTTACTGGAAGAGTCTCAGCCGTATGCAGAACTACAACCATTTATGCAATTTATACATGTTAAAGTTTTACCTGCTTTTCAACAAAAATATG
The DNA window shown above is from Acinetobacter piscicola and carries:
- a CDS encoding pseudouridine synthase; the encoded protein is MSTAKFKPPMIDGVNASQVYLPKLTQPTGKLFDYLCEKFPHIAAHEWQQRFQDQLIFDEYGQILTLNTPYLENSHIFYYRFLEHEIHVPFQAHILFENDHFIAVDKPHFLTISPTGQYLQETLLVRLKKATNNPDLTPIHRLDRETAGIVLISKCAQTRGIYQQLFAERQVQKVYHSIAAYRPELIFPQEVKLRMEKGQPFYTMRIVDGEINSSTKIQLLDHNHTWAKYQLHPETGKQHQLRVHLNHLHIPIKNDPFYPTVMHKNEADFSHPLQLLAKELWFKDPISQKEMHFTSLKELTIE
- the tsaE gene encoding tRNA (adenosine(37)-N6)-threonylcarbamoyltransferase complex ATPase subunit type 1 TsaE, which codes for MQYSVKLNLSNEQDTQKLARILAENFAKGVIYLIGDLGAGKTTLTRYWLQQLGHQGAVKSPTYTLVEPYKINHKDVFHFDLYRLNDPYELELMGIRDYLDIENALFLFEWPSKGGGEIPQADLILNILKTDHEEMREVILELNDAALYTQLQDHYA
- the mutL gene encoding DNA mismatch repair endonuclease MutL — its product is MSTVESSQKRIHTLHPALANQIAAGEVIERPSSVVKELLENSIDAGATELIIRVANGGSTLIEIIDNGQGIHAEDLALSVTRHATSKIQTADDLQAIVSLGFRGEALASIAAVSRLTLSSSQDESGVGYQVEVNGTAFDHQEIQAIAAQKGTHIRVQDLFFNVPARRKFLKKPNTEFGHIEEIVRRLALTHFDIRFVLEHNENIRLNLPIADSGELRFQRVQQLLGRQFTENAYWIDADSISMRLSGWLGHPSDARAQADLQYVYVNGRIVKDKTISHALRMAYDGILHGHQHAAYLLFLEVDPENIDVNVHPTKHEIRFLNQREVHEFVRHFAKETLSQFQTATADLSSAMKVEQVQAQSQSVQPRYQEQFQLHRDMTPTSQLMQQNSLSELESNHSLEPEALTDFSSNQPHAVHYQPQQQYRGTQQLNNALKSYLTPLRETSDIGVNNGVSDQASFDQSVAALNAMKRTTVDEYPLGIAIAQLHGIYILAQNTEGLIIVDMHAAHERILLQQMKMAWDKPEFWTSQQLLIPKVISITRMQATRVEELKPQLERLGLDIDQYGDEQVIVRGVPAILHKADFAALVPELLNDLDPNDEAQALQQKRDHILAGMACHGAVRAHRMLSLSEMNALLRQMEQTEFASQCNHGRPTWRAFPLAQLDKLFARGE
- the miaA gene encoding tRNA (adenosine(37)-N6)-dimethylallyltransferase MiaA, translating into MSNQMPVINLMGPTASGKTALACELYERGNVELISVDSALVYQDMDIGTAKPTKAEQQQYPHHLIDIISPLQVYSAAEFVEDACALIDDIHARGKTPVLVGGTMLYFKALLEGLSSNLPSADYAVRAEIEAQAEAEGWQAVYEELKAVDPLAGEKFKVSDKQRIIRALEVYKLTGQAITKLQAEQPKNVAYRYSFHNYALLPDRVELHQRIALRLKNMWEIGFLNEVEALIEKYNLNDNLPSARSVGYRQALDYLKNSDRSLKSKQEMEDKSLYATRQLAKRQYTWLRSLQESHQFKTYLTIKQAQEDLRNLHG
- the hfq gene encoding RNA chaperone Hfq — protein: MSKGQTLQDPFLNSLRKERIPVSIFLVNGIKLQGHIESFDQYVVLLKNTVSQMVYKHAISTVVPARNPRPAGAPAGAPGQAAGGFGGQGGFGGQGGFGGQGGFGGNQGGFGGQGGFGGQGGFGGNQGGFGGQGGFGGNQGGFGGQGGFGGQSASGFEGETKFEDSQDDENNR
- a CDS encoding peptidylprolyl isomerase; protein product: MKTQNLKQLFKATALALFISSSMPTFAAPTDQVIAVVGDRAILKSDLIQGMAEATHQLQAQKKEVPPAQFLQRQILNQLIIQNAQLEQVKRYNLKIDEKTLNDAVLKVANQSGSNSLEAFQQKLDAMAPGTYEGLRNRISDDLLIQRLRQQQVMSRIKISDQDVENFLKSPEGQAAVGSQAHVIHVRISGDANANELENVAKQIKAELNTSNDVKALEQKFSNAHIQVEGADMGFRPLSDIPAELAARVSALNAGQTTDLIKAQDGLHILKLIERKGNEQKALVTQYETRHILIKTSEVVTPENAKQSAESIFNRLKAGDNFATLAATYSNDPGSARDGGSLGWVSPGMMVPEFDKVMQNTPAGEISQPFETQFGWHILQVQDIRKQDMTAEYQKRMARQILGERQFDSELDGWLRELRANTYVEIKDKSLDDKNN
- a CDS encoding LPS-assembly protein LptD — its product is MKHQFKFNPLATAILTLLCGSSVSSYAEATDTAPAVDNEALKSALQESYPGQNFYAQYYVNKDSAQAQVRNIDNASNRYCDGVWVTPFNTDQKAAPPEETTSIITADHGYYNPNGDSTLTGDVVIDQNGRMVRADEVVIDKTQTFAKAKGNVQMAQGGLIAQSDQIDYNLKEQTGELNNSFYIAEATHAHGHAKKIEKTSPSTVVLEDASYSTCPPEQSPTWQIKAKQIELNQDTGRGVTRGTKLYIKDTPVLAVPYFNFPIDDRRTTGILNPTFGFTNDGGVEVAVPVYLNLAPNYDATITPRVISDRGVHASAAFRYLTEDFGAGRIWGSYLPSDKEYDDQDRKDLHLLHAWQINDQWSTNLEYNYVSDKDFFSDLDSDPNSRTELNQRRAWELNYGHGIPGLNAKLRVEDFQTLDKSIPDVDKPYARLPQLLVNYVKGNPQGLQFEFNNDTAYFQKDINDFNQINSTNSSVYQPSGTRLYNEFTARYNFRNPWGFAIPQASVRTLNTFYDQKTIDRIDAANSNLSNDNKNKSVIVPEFTFDTGLTFEREGKYLQTISPRAFYAYAPYENQNGYPNFDSTTASISYDQLFNPRRFYGHDRLEDNNFLSLGVSYSLFDTVGLERLRAGIGQSFYFSDRRVTLNDYENQKDEFDTDRQSGPVLSLSSQLTENFTVSANSAWMSNGDNAQRDFQLYYTGDKGNLYNIGYFYRDYLPDRQDKYDQVVASFIQPVKDNWRIMGHVQYDMDNNVAREYLAGVNYESCCWGVSLYGREYFNDLDNVNDPDVKPKRAVMVEFTLKGLGGLNNKLSSLLENRILGFDKINQTWTH
- a CDS encoding aminoglycoside phosphotransferase family protein; this translates as MKTQREQLIQTWITSVLNSDQFEINFLAGDASFRRYARISLNNKTFMLMDAPPEQEDCVPFVSIDEFFDQHGVRVPHIVAKDLEQGFLLLEDFGDVLLSTLLNDDTVDQYYLQSFKQLVQLQTIQGEGYFPAYAYEKLISEMELLTDWLLPSLKIQPSADESALIKRTFAILANAALAQPQVIVHRDFHSRNLMKLDNETDLGVIDFQDAVIGADTYDLISITRDAYVQWNAERVYTWFKVFYDLLPEVQKQGRDFEQFKKDADLMAIQRHIKILGIFVRLFERDGKSGYLKDLPRVMWYLLEESQPYAELQPFMQFIHVKVLPAFQQKYGKYEVVA